The Rhipicephalus sanguineus isolate Rsan-2018 chromosome 7, BIME_Rsan_1.4, whole genome shotgun sequence genome includes a window with the following:
- the LOC119400789 gene encoding uncharacterized protein LOC119400789, whose amino-acid sequence MFDLRLLWMLLLEILHSTEAAILDCPPGIPEKTPVPNCNYYCGKNEDDVWRMGYYVNGTACEYPYEDSIGICAVVGGHHGCYWHKDADVKNFLKGSTKAPKTTKKPRKKKPKKVTTTTKRAKRKKPKKPKKGSKKTKQKKKTKEPKLPDQPKW is encoded by the exons ATGTTTGACCTGAGGTTGCTGTGGATGCTTCTCCTGGAAA TTCTGCACTCTACCGAAGCCGCCATTTTGGACTGTCCGCCAGGAATTCCCGAG AAAACACCTGTGCCAAACTGCAACTATTATTGTGGCAAGAACGAAGATGATGTCTGGAGGATGGGATATTACGTTAACGGTACTGCGTGTGAG TACCCATATGAGGACAGTATAGGAATTTGCGCCGTGGTAGGAGGACACCACGGATGTTATTGGCACAAAGACGCTGATGTCAAAAACTTCCTTAAGGGAAGTACTAAAGCACCGAAAACCACGAAGAAACCTAGGAAGAAAAAACCTAAAAAAGTCACCACGACTACCAAACGTGCAAAGCGAAAGAAACCGAAGAAACCAAAAAAGGGTTCAAAGAAGactaaacagaaaaagaaaacaaaggagcCCAAGCTTCCTGATCAACCGAAATGGTAG